A single window of Streptomyces griseoviridis DNA harbors:
- a CDS encoding LysR family transcriptional regulator — protein sequence MASRPSHLDPRLLRVFVAVAEELHFTRAAARLHLAQQALSRDVRRLERELGAELFVRTTRQVTLTADGDRLLPLARATLAAQDALLAAFDEPRPLLVDLNSPGLVTGRRVLHRARELAADCELMARYESGLTGAAAELVAGRLDASFGRFAGLGPALRDRLDGQPVRFEPMAIVLPDDHRLAGADAVPLAELAGETVYAGAGNPRTPEWTDLAHHLFEGRGIAVAPPLPLAVGDEEFQRIMAKTQTPVLAVEDFPAMPRTVVRPLIDPVPWSLVSLVWRKGLVHRGLTALRRAAAELAEAEGWLRRPVEGWIPAIDLEIIGPHK from the coding sequence ATGGCCTCCCGCCCCTCCCACCTCGACCCTCGGCTGCTGCGCGTCTTCGTCGCCGTCGCCGAGGAGCTGCACTTCACGCGGGCCGCCGCCCGGCTGCACCTCGCGCAGCAGGCGCTCAGCCGGGACGTGCGGCGGCTCGAACGGGAGCTGGGCGCCGAGCTGTTCGTGCGCACCACCCGGCAGGTCACCCTGACGGCCGACGGGGACCGGCTGCTGCCCCTCGCCCGTGCGACGCTGGCCGCGCAGGACGCGCTGCTCGCCGCGTTCGACGAACCCCGGCCGCTGCTCGTCGACTTGAACTCGCCCGGCCTGGTCACCGGCCGCCGGGTGCTGCACCGGGCCCGTGAACTCGCCGCCGACTGCGAGCTGATGGCCCGCTACGAGAGCGGCCTGACCGGTGCCGCCGCCGAACTGGTCGCCGGGCGCCTGGACGCCTCGTTCGGACGGTTCGCCGGCCTCGGCCCCGCGCTGCGGGACCGCCTCGACGGGCAGCCCGTGCGGTTCGAGCCGATGGCGATCGTGCTGCCCGACGACCACCGGCTGGCCGGCGCCGACGCGGTGCCGCTGGCCGAGCTGGCGGGCGAGACGGTGTACGCCGGGGCGGGCAATCCGCGCACGCCGGAGTGGACCGACCTCGCCCATCACCTCTTCGAGGGACGCGGGATCGCCGTCGCACCGCCCCTTCCGCTGGCCGTCGGGGACGAGGAGTTCCAGCGGATCATGGCCAAGACACAGACTCCGGTCCTCGCGGTAGAGGATTTTCCGGCCATGCCCAGGACCGTGGTGCGGCCCTTGATCGATCCCGTCCCGTGGTCACTCGTGTCACTGGTGTGGAGAAAGGGGCTGGTGCATCGGGGTCTCACGGCGCTGCGCCGGGCCGCGGCCGAGCTGGCGGAGGCGGAGGGGTGGCTGCGGCGCCCCGTCGAGGGATGGATTCCGGCCATCGATCTAGAGATCATCGGACCGCACAAATGA
- a CDS encoding MFS transporter: protein MHTVTADSLVVVDLGPRTRRPLRPARSPGPYRRLFAVPGARAFTAANLVARLPMGMFSVSAVVMIAGTRGSYALAGAVTATGLAATAVVAPWIARLVDRHGQARIAVPATVCAVLGSLSLLLCVRVGAPDWTLFASYAATATTPNTGGMSRARWALLLDGDERALHSAQAFEQAADELCFMLGPVLAALLCGTFFPEAGTLVAAVLLLTGVLAFAAQRATEPPAHGRVRGGSPLRSPGIPPLLAVCLALGVVFGAMEVVTIAFADDRGHRSAAGAVLALQAAGSCAAGLVFGAVRPAGPAAARLPWCVAAMAALLPLPLLAASLTGSLGWLALALLAAGTATAPVMVTTMTLVRERTPPGRLNEGMTLAVTGLLGGIACGSAAGGWTAEHLGPASGFALPAAAAALALAVSLAHRPPRRRRR, encoded by the coding sequence CTGCACACCGTCACCGCCGACTCCCTCGTCGTCGTCGACCTCGGGCCGCGTACGCGTCGGCCGCTGCGCCCGGCCCGGTCGCCCGGTCCCTACCGGCGGCTGTTCGCCGTGCCCGGCGCCCGTGCCTTCACCGCCGCGAACCTGGTCGCCCGGCTGCCGATGGGCATGTTCAGCGTGAGCGCGGTCGTGATGATCGCCGGGACGCGCGGCTCGTACGCCCTGGCCGGGGCCGTCACCGCGACCGGCCTCGCGGCGACGGCGGTCGTCGCGCCCTGGATCGCCCGGCTGGTCGACCGGCACGGCCAGGCCAGGATCGCCGTCCCGGCGACGGTGTGCGCGGTGCTGGGCTCGCTGTCGCTGCTGCTGTGCGTACGCGTCGGCGCCCCCGACTGGACCCTGTTCGCCTCCTACGCGGCCACCGCCACCACCCCCAACACCGGTGGCATGTCCCGCGCCCGCTGGGCCCTGCTGCTCGACGGCGACGAACGCGCGCTGCACAGCGCGCAGGCCTTCGAGCAGGCCGCCGACGAACTCTGCTTCATGCTGGGCCCGGTCCTCGCGGCCCTGCTGTGCGGCACGTTCTTCCCGGAGGCGGGCACGCTGGTCGCGGCGGTGCTGCTGCTCACCGGGGTGCTGGCCTTCGCCGCGCAGCGCGCCACCGAGCCGCCCGCGCACGGACGGGTGCGGGGCGGCTCCCCGCTCCGCTCCCCCGGCATACCGCCACTGCTCGCCGTCTGCCTGGCGCTCGGCGTGGTGTTCGGGGCGATGGAGGTGGTGACGATCGCCTTCGCGGACGACCGCGGCCACCGGTCGGCGGCGGGCGCGGTGTTGGCGCTCCAGGCGGCCGGATCGTGCGCGGCGGGGCTGGTGTTCGGGGCGGTGCGCCCGGCCGGACCCGCCGCCGCCCGGCTGCCGTGGTGCGTGGCGGCGATGGCGGCCCTGCTGCCGCTGCCGCTGCTCGCGGCGTCGCTGACCGGCTCGCTCGGATGGCTGGCGCTCGCGCTGCTGGCCGCGGGGACCGCGACCGCGCCGGTGATGGTCACCACCATGACGCTGGTGCGTGAGCGCACCCCGCCTGGCCGCCTCAACGAGGGCATGACCCTGGCGGTGACCGGCCTGCTCGGCGGTATCGCCTGCGGCTCGGCGGCCGGCGGCTGGACGGCCGAACACCTGGGCCCCGCCTCCGGTTTCGCCCTCCCGGCGGCAGCGGCGGCGCTGGCCCTCGCGGTGTCCCTCGCGCACCGCCCGCCCCGGCGGCGCCGTCGCTGA
- a CDS encoding extracellular solute-binding protein: MLTARRRTARRLTTLTAAALCGALLLSACGGSDSGSGDAKTLRLWHYEGPDSAMGVAWNAAIKEFEAQHPGVQVKFEEKGFEQIQKTAPMVLNSSDAPDLMEYNKGNATAGQLSKQGLLTDLGAEVTARGWDKKLSAAVATTSRYDANGVMGSGKWYGVPDYAEYTMVFYNKDLFAKYGIARPKTFDELTAAMDAFVKKGVTPLANAGAEYVAQQYLYQLALSKADRSWVDSYQLYQGKTDFHDPAWTYAADTFADWVRKGYISKKSTGTKAEDAGVSWIQGKAPILFSGSWWYGRFQSEAKFDWDSGLWPGSELTLGSGGNLWVVPKNAKNKELAYDFIDITLSKKIQNLLGDKGGVPVAADASAVTDPRAKALIENFNALSDRDGLAFYPDWPVNGFYDVLVSETQKLMTGAEKPDGYLSALQKAYDKGVPQR; the protein is encoded by the coding sequence ATGTTGACGGCACGAAGGCGTACGGCACGGCGGCTGACCACGCTCACGGCGGCGGCGCTCTGCGGCGCCCTGCTGCTGAGCGCGTGCGGCGGCTCGGACAGCGGGTCGGGCGACGCCAAGACGCTCAGGCTCTGGCACTACGAGGGCCCCGACAGCGCGATGGGCGTGGCCTGGAACGCGGCGATCAAGGAGTTCGAGGCCCAACACCCGGGCGTGCAGGTGAAGTTCGAGGAGAAGGGGTTCGAGCAGATCCAGAAGACCGCGCCCATGGTCCTGAACTCCTCCGACGCCCCCGACCTGATGGAGTACAACAAGGGCAACGCGACCGCGGGCCAGCTCTCCAAGCAGGGCCTGCTGACCGATCTGGGCGCCGAGGTGACCGCGCGCGGCTGGGACAAGAAGCTCAGCGCGGCCGTCGCCACGACCAGCAGGTACGACGCGAACGGCGTGATGGGCTCGGGCAAGTGGTACGGGGTGCCCGACTACGCCGAGTACACGATGGTGTTCTACAACAAGGACCTCTTCGCCAAGTACGGGATCGCCCGGCCGAAGACGTTCGACGAACTGACCGCCGCCATGGACGCGTTCGTGAAGAAGGGCGTCACCCCGCTCGCCAACGCGGGCGCCGAGTACGTCGCCCAGCAGTACCTGTACCAGCTGGCCCTGTCGAAGGCCGACCGGTCCTGGGTCGACTCCTACCAGCTCTACCAGGGGAAGACCGACTTCCACGACCCGGCCTGGACGTACGCGGCCGACACCTTCGCCGACTGGGTCAGGAAGGGGTACATCAGCAAGAAGTCGACCGGCACCAAGGCCGAGGACGCGGGCGTCTCCTGGATCCAGGGCAAGGCACCGATCCTGTTCTCCGGCAGCTGGTGGTACGGCCGCTTCCAGAGCGAGGCGAAGTTCGACTGGGACAGCGGCCTGTGGCCGGGGTCGGAGCTGACCCTCGGCTCGGGCGGCAACCTCTGGGTGGTGCCGAAGAACGCGAAGAACAAGGAACTCGCCTACGACTTCATCGACATCACCCTGTCGAAGAAGATCCAGAACCTGCTCGGCGACAAGGGCGGGGTCCCGGTCGCGGCCGACGCCTCCGCCGTCACCGACCCCCGCGCCAAGGCGCTGATCGAGAACTTCAACGCGCTCTCCGACAGGGACGGTCTGGCCTTCTACCCGGACTGGCCGGTCAACGGCTTCTACGACGTCCTCGTCTCCGAGACCCAGAAGCTGATGACGGGCGCCGAGAAACCGGACGGCTACCTCAGCGCCCTCCAGAAGGCGTACGACAAGGGCGTACCGCAGCGATGA
- a CDS encoding carbohydrate ABC transporter permease, with product MTVTVEEGTRAAGRSRPDGPRRPRPRESYALFLLPGVLAFLAVVIVPFLMNTGVSFTEWQGIGTPKWTGLANYRELLDDAEFWASFRHSLFMVVAMAAVPTAIGLVLAAALFDYVAKHLGARVAAVLRACFYLPQVLPIAVAGIVWSWILAPDNGSLNALLKAVGLGSWQQDWLGDPDLALYSVMAVMVWVQIGFPLVVFMAGLQRVDPQLYEAAELDGAGWWRRFWHITLPQIRPETSVVLTWCTIAALKVFGAVYVLTKGGPGGATDVPSYFSFSTFFEKTQVGYGAAISTVLTVLILALSLVGLRLQTRAEDTAEGVRA from the coding sequence ATGACGGTCACCGTCGAGGAGGGCACGCGGGCCGCGGGCCGCAGCCGGCCGGACGGCCCGCGCCGCCCCCGCCCGCGCGAGTCGTACGCGCTGTTCCTGCTGCCCGGGGTGCTCGCCTTCCTGGCCGTCGTCATCGTGCCGTTCCTGATGAACACCGGGGTGAGCTTCACCGAGTGGCAGGGCATCGGCACCCCGAAGTGGACCGGCCTCGCCAACTACCGTGAGCTGCTGGACGATGCGGAGTTCTGGGCGTCGTTCCGGCACAGCCTGTTCATGGTGGTCGCGATGGCCGCCGTCCCGACCGCGATCGGACTCGTGCTGGCCGCGGCCCTGTTCGACTACGTCGCCAAGCACCTCGGTGCCCGCGTCGCCGCCGTCCTGCGGGCCTGCTTCTATCTGCCGCAGGTGCTGCCGATCGCGGTCGCCGGCATCGTCTGGAGCTGGATCCTCGCCCCCGACAACGGCTCCCTGAACGCCCTGCTGAAGGCGGTCGGCCTCGGCTCCTGGCAGCAGGACTGGCTCGGCGACCCGGATCTCGCCCTGTACAGCGTGATGGCCGTGATGGTGTGGGTGCAGATCGGCTTCCCGCTGGTGGTGTTCATGGCGGGCCTGCAACGCGTCGACCCGCAGCTGTACGAGGCCGCCGAACTGGACGGCGCCGGCTGGTGGCGCCGGTTCTGGCACATCACGCTGCCGCAGATCCGCCCGGAGACCTCTGTCGTCCTCACCTGGTGCACGATCGCCGCGCTCAAGGTGTTCGGCGCGGTGTACGTGCTGACCAAGGGCGGTCCCGGCGGCGCCACCGACGTCCCGTCGTACTTCTCCTTCTCGACGTTCTTCGAGAAGACGCAGGTCGGCTACGGCGCCGCGATCTCCACCGTGCTCACCGTGCTGATCCTGGCCCTCTCCCTGGTCGGCCTGCGGTTGCAGACCCGCGCCGAGGACACCGCGGAAGGAGTCCGCGCATGA
- a CDS encoding carbohydrate ABC transporter permease, with translation MTVALRRYPVLAALCLAALFMVVPFLIVAVNAVKSPAEYAANGPLSLPDGLYLDGIEDFWNRVDYGRKLLNSVLISGSVAVLAAVLSLLNAYAIGIGRIRGRAWVLAFFVLANMLPQEALVYPVYYLSKQTGLYDTRLSVIIVFTVVQAAFGTYLLSSVLGRFPREIIEAARIDGASRWQILWRIVVPVSRPTLGVLLVFFFIWTWNEFLLPLVMLISNDNQTVSVALGVLQGQRLMDATMTNAAALLGVLPALVFFLVFQRTLTRGIAVGAVK, from the coding sequence ATGACCGTCGCGCTGCGCCGCTACCCGGTGCTCGCCGCCCTCTGCCTCGCGGCCCTCTTCATGGTCGTGCCGTTCCTGATCGTCGCCGTCAACGCGGTCAAGTCGCCCGCCGAGTACGCGGCGAACGGCCCGCTCAGCCTGCCCGACGGCCTCTACCTGGACGGCATCGAGGACTTCTGGAACCGGGTCGACTACGGGCGGAAACTGCTCAACTCCGTGCTGATCAGCGGCTCGGTGGCGGTCCTCGCCGCCGTCCTGTCGCTGCTGAACGCGTACGCGATCGGCATCGGCCGGATCAGGGGCCGCGCCTGGGTGCTCGCCTTCTTCGTGCTGGCGAACATGCTCCCACAGGAGGCGCTGGTCTACCCCGTCTACTACCTGAGCAAGCAGACCGGTCTCTACGACACCCGGCTCAGCGTCATCATCGTCTTCACGGTGGTCCAGGCCGCCTTCGGGACGTATCTGCTCTCCTCGGTGCTCGGCCGGTTCCCGCGCGAGATCATCGAGGCGGCCCGGATCGACGGCGCGAGCCGGTGGCAGATCCTGTGGCGGATCGTGGTCCCGGTCAGCCGCCCGACCCTCGGGGTGCTGCTGGTGTTCTTCTTCATCTGGACCTGGAACGAGTTCCTGCTGCCGCTGGTCATGCTGATCTCCAACGACAACCAGACCGTCTCGGTCGCCCTCGGCGTCCTCCAGGGGCAGCGGCTGATGGACGCCACGATGACCAACGCGGCCGCCCTGCTCGGTGTCCTGCCCGCGCTCGTGTTCTTCCTCGTCTTCCAGCGCACGCTCACCCGCGGCATCGCGGTGGGCGCCGTCAAGTAA
- the yicI gene encoding alpha-xylosidase has translation MKFSDGYWLLREGVTAAHPAEVLDVHATDRTLEIHAPTQPIRHRGDLLKGPVMTIGAHTPMPDVIGVTLTHFAGEDPPGPEFDLRQQEFTPDIAYDDEHATLTSGALSVRFARTGPWQVDFLAHGRTLTDSGRKGMGIMRDATGTHHLRDQLGLGVGTSVYGLGERFGPLVKNGQVVDIWNADGGTATEQAYKNVPFYLTDAGYGVFVDHPGKVSFEVGSETVSRVQFSVPGQRLTYYVIYGPTPKDILRKYTALTGRPALPPAWSFGLWLSTSFTTSYDEKTVTSFIDGMRERELPLSVFHFDCFWMREFQWCDFTWDPRVFPDPEGMLARLKERGLRVCVWINPYIAQRSPLFAEGKALGHLLRRPDGGVWQWDLWQPGMALVDFTSPAARDWYAAKLQALLDQGVDCFKTDFGERVPLDVAWSDGSDPERMHNHYAYLYNQTVFEVLRRNRGDGDAVVFARSATVGGQRFPVHWGGDCEASYPSMAESLRGGLSLGLSGFGYWSHDIGGFEGTPTPALFKRWLAFGLLSSHSRLHGSSSYRVPWLFDEESVDVLRRFTRLKLSLMPYLYEAARTAHTEGVPMMRAMVLEFPDDPGCAHLERQFMLGPDLLVAPVFDDEGDVSYYVPEGTWTHLLTGGTVTGPRWTRERHGFDSVPLLVRPGAVIPVGAVDDRPDYDHADDVTLRAFGLARGAQVTVAVGAVTFTVAREGDTLRASCADPAAPWGLAAGDREVRAAAGTGFLTLELS, from the coding sequence GTGAAGTTCAGCGACGGCTACTGGCTGCTGCGCGAGGGCGTCACCGCGGCCCACCCGGCCGAGGTCCTCGATGTCCACGCCACCGACCGCACCCTGGAGATCCACGCGCCGACCCAGCCCATCAGGCACCGCGGCGACCTGCTGAAGGGGCCGGTCATGACGATCGGCGCGCACACCCCGATGCCCGACGTCATCGGCGTCACCCTCACCCACTTCGCGGGCGAGGACCCGCCAGGGCCCGAATTCGACCTGCGGCAGCAGGAGTTCACCCCGGACATCGCCTACGACGACGAGCACGCGACCCTCACCTCGGGGGCGCTGTCGGTCCGCTTCGCGCGCACCGGACCCTGGCAGGTCGACTTCCTCGCGCACGGCCGCACCCTCACCGACAGCGGCCGCAAGGGCATGGGGATCATGCGGGACGCCACCGGCACCCACCATCTGCGCGACCAACTCGGCCTGGGCGTGGGCACCTCCGTGTACGGCCTCGGGGAGAGGTTCGGTCCGCTCGTCAAGAACGGCCAGGTGGTGGACATCTGGAACGCCGACGGCGGCACCGCCACCGAACAGGCCTACAAGAACGTCCCGTTCTACCTGACGGACGCCGGCTACGGCGTCTTCGTCGACCACCCGGGCAAGGTGTCCTTCGAGGTCGGCTCGGAGACGGTGTCCCGGGTCCAGTTCAGCGTGCCGGGCCAGCGGCTGACGTACTACGTCATCTACGGGCCCACCCCCAAGGACATCCTCCGCAAGTACACCGCCCTCACCGGCCGGCCCGCCCTGCCGCCCGCCTGGTCGTTCGGGCTGTGGCTGTCGACGTCGTTCACCACGTCCTACGACGAGAAGACCGTGACGTCCTTCATCGACGGCATGCGGGAACGCGAACTCCCGCTCTCCGTCTTCCACTTCGACTGCTTCTGGATGCGCGAGTTCCAGTGGTGCGACTTCACCTGGGACCCGCGCGTCTTCCCCGACCCGGAAGGCATGCTGGCCCGCCTCAAGGAGCGCGGACTGCGCGTCTGCGTGTGGATCAACCCGTACATCGCGCAGCGCTCCCCGCTGTTCGCCGAGGGCAAGGCGCTCGGCCATCTGCTGCGCCGTCCGGACGGCGGCGTCTGGCAGTGGGACCTGTGGCAGCCCGGCATGGCCCTGGTCGACTTCACCAGCCCCGCCGCCCGCGACTGGTACGCGGCCAAACTCCAGGCCCTGCTCGACCAGGGCGTCGACTGCTTCAAGACCGACTTCGGCGAGCGGGTCCCCCTCGACGTGGCCTGGTCCGACGGCTCCGACCCGGAACGGATGCACAACCACTACGCCTACCTCTACAACCAGACCGTCTTCGAGGTGCTGCGCCGGAACCGCGGTGACGGCGACGCCGTCGTCTTCGCCCGCTCCGCGACCGTCGGCGGCCAGCGGTTCCCGGTGCACTGGGGCGGCGACTGCGAGGCCAGCTACCCGTCGATGGCCGAGTCGCTGCGCGGCGGACTCTCCCTCGGCCTCTCCGGCTTCGGCTACTGGAGCCACGACATCGGCGGCTTCGAGGGCACCCCCACGCCCGCCCTGTTCAAACGCTGGCTCGCCTTCGGCCTGCTCTCCTCGCACAGCAGGCTGCACGGCTCGTCCTCGTACCGGGTGCCCTGGCTCTTCGACGAGGAGTCGGTGGACGTCCTGCGCCGCTTCACCCGCCTCAAGCTCAGCCTGATGCCCTACCTGTACGAGGCCGCCCGCACCGCGCACACCGAGGGCGTCCCCATGATGCGGGCGATGGTCCTCGAGTTCCCCGACGACCCCGGCTGCGCCCACCTGGAACGCCAGTTCATGCTCGGCCCCGACCTGCTGGTCGCGCCGGTCTTCGACGACGAGGGAGACGTCTCCTACTACGTGCCCGAGGGCACCTGGACCCACCTGCTGACCGGCGGGACGGTGACCGGGCCGCGCTGGACCCGTGAACGGCACGGGTTCGACAGCGTGCCGCTGCTGGTGCGCCCCGGCGCGGTGATCCCGGTCGGCGCGGTGGACGACCGGCCCGACTACGACCACGCCGACGACGTCACCCTGCGCGCGTTCGGCCTCGCCCGCGGCGCCCAGGTGACGGTGGCGGTGGGCGCCGTCACCTTCACCGTCGCCCGGGAGGGCGACACCCTGCGGGCGAGCTGCGCCGACCCCGCCGCGCCCTGGGGCCTGGCCGCAGGGGACCGGGAGGTCAGGGCGGCGGCCGGGACCGGGTTCCTCACCCTGGAGCTGTCCTGA
- a CDS encoding LacI family DNA-binding transcriptional regulator: MVKITDVARHAGVSPSTVSYALSGKRPISEETRRRVEDSIRELGYRPHAGARALASSRSNVLALVAPLRTGIHVPVVMQFAVSVVTTARRHDHDVLLLTQEEGEDGLRRVADTALVDALIVMDVQLHDPRLPLLRDLDRPSVLIGFPAEPDGLTCVDLDFRAAGERCVEHLARLGHRTVALVGSPPEVYVRRTAFAQRVVQGFTGAADRAGMASSVHPCEASPAAARRAAERLLREQPALTGVVVHNEAVLEPLIDAFEQLGLRVPGDLSVTAICPDELAASLRVPVTSVALPSAELGERAVGLLMRKLDAGGEPVPGATLLPPRLTERASTAPRAAPGA, encoded by the coding sequence ATGGTGAAGATCACCGACGTGGCCCGGCACGCCGGGGTCTCCCCCAGCACCGTGTCCTACGCGCTCAGCGGCAAACGCCCCATCTCCGAGGAGACCAGGCGCCGGGTCGAGGACTCCATCCGCGAGCTGGGCTACCGTCCGCACGCCGGCGCCCGCGCCCTGGCGAGCAGCCGCTCCAACGTGCTGGCGCTGGTCGCGCCGTTACGCACCGGCATCCACGTCCCGGTCGTCATGCAGTTCGCGGTCTCCGTGGTGACCACCGCCCGCCGCCACGACCACGATGTGCTGCTGCTCACCCAGGAGGAGGGCGAGGACGGGCTGCGCCGGGTCGCGGACACCGCGCTGGTGGACGCCCTGATCGTGATGGACGTCCAACTCCACGACCCCCGGCTGCCGTTGCTGCGCGACCTGGACCGGCCCTCGGTGCTGATCGGGTTCCCGGCCGAGCCTGACGGCCTGACCTGCGTCGACCTCGACTTCCGGGCGGCGGGCGAGCGGTGCGTGGAGCATCTGGCGCGGCTCGGGCACCGGACGGTGGCGCTGGTCGGATCACCGCCCGAGGTCTATGTGCGGCGGACGGCGTTCGCGCAGCGGGTGGTGCAGGGGTTCACCGGGGCCGCCGACCGGGCGGGCATGGCGTCGTCGGTGCACCCCTGTGAGGCGTCCCCCGCCGCCGCCCGCCGGGCCGCGGAACGGCTGCTGCGCGAGCAGCCCGCGCTGACCGGGGTGGTCGTGCACAACGAGGCCGTCCTCGAACCGCTGATCGACGCCTTCGAGCAGCTCGGGCTGCGGGTGCCGGGCGATCTGTCGGTGACGGCGATCTGCCCGGACGAGCTGGCCGCGTCCCTGCGGGTACCGGTCACGTCGGTGGCGCTGCCCTCGGCGGAGCTGGGGGAACGGGCGGTGGGGCTGCTGATGCGGAAACTGGACGCCGGCGGCGAGCCGGTGCCGGGGGCTACCCTGCTGCCGCCGCGGCTGACCGAGCGGGCCAGCACGGCACCACGGGCGGCGCCCGGCGCGTGA
- the smpB gene encoding SsrA-binding protein SmpB, giving the protein MYVPKESQQKQGSQGASGRPRDGKRKMVAQNKKARHDYAIIDTYEAGLVLTGTEVKSLRQGRASLADGFVQIDGGEAWLHNAHIPEYSQGTWTNHTVRRKRKLLLHREEIDKLASKSEETGHTIVPLALYFKDGRAKAEIALARGKKEYDKRQTLREKQDRRESDRAIAAAKRKQRGE; this is encoded by the coding sequence ATGTACGTACCGAAAGAGTCCCAGCAGAAGCAGGGCAGCCAGGGAGCGTCCGGCAGGCCCAGGGACGGCAAGCGCAAGATGGTCGCGCAGAACAAGAAGGCGCGGCACGACTACGCGATCATCGACACCTACGAGGCCGGGCTCGTGCTCACCGGCACCGAGGTGAAGTCGCTGCGCCAGGGACGCGCGTCGCTGGCGGACGGCTTCGTCCAGATCGACGGCGGCGAGGCGTGGCTGCACAACGCCCACATCCCCGAGTACAGCCAGGGCACCTGGACCAACCACACCGTGCGGCGCAAGCGGAAGCTGCTGCTGCACCGCGAGGAGATCGACAAGCTGGCGTCGAAGTCGGAGGAGACGGGTCACACGATCGTGCCCCTCGCCCTGTACTTCAAGGACGGCCGGGCGAAGGCCGAGATCGCGCTCGCCCGGGGCAAGAAGGAGTACGACAAGCGGCAGACCCTGCGGGAGAAGCAGGACCGCCGGGAGTCGGACCGCGCCATCGCCGCGGCCAAGCGGAAGCAGCGGGGCGAGTAG
- a CDS encoding S41 family peptidase, producing the protein MSGQEPLCQPRRVRRGAALTMVFASVLVAGAATGSLPAAEPEPASAVGADGSGPRPVRHEDVARAAAEAMAAGKSPMEAAERAVSRSGDRWGAVYSPGEYEEFEDALDGRYTGVGLSARRERDGRIQVTRVQSGSPAAAAGIHQGDRLRTVDGEKVDGRPVTEVVSLLRGDATDAEAGTEVRLGLARGARDWSRTLRRAELSTDSVTVRRAEGEATVITVSAFTKGSGDTIAAAARQAAAGDGVILDLRGNSGGLVSEAVTAASAFLDGGLVATYDVDGEQRALHAASGGDTASPLVVLVDGGTMSAAELLTGALQDRGRAVVVGSRTFGKGSVQMPSRLPGGSVAELTVGHYRTPSGRGVDGRGITPDLDADRDAVERARTVLGGLGR; encoded by the coding sequence ATGTCAGGCCAGGAACCCCTCTGTCAGCCTCGCCGCGTCCGCCGCGGGGCCGCCCTGACCATGGTGTTCGCGAGCGTCCTGGTGGCAGGCGCGGCGACCGGCTCGCTCCCCGCCGCGGAGCCCGAACCCGCCTCGGCCGTCGGCGCGGACGGCTCAGGTCCGCGCCCGGTCCGGCACGAGGACGTGGCGCGGGCCGCCGCCGAGGCGATGGCCGCGGGCAAGTCGCCTATGGAGGCCGCCGAACGCGCCGTCAGCCGCAGCGGCGACCGCTGGGGCGCGGTCTACTCCCCGGGCGAGTACGAGGAGTTCGAGGACGCGCTCGACGGCCGATACACCGGCGTCGGCCTGTCCGCGCGGCGCGAGCGGGACGGCAGGATCCAGGTGACCCGGGTGCAGTCCGGGTCGCCCGCCGCCGCGGCCGGCATCCACCAGGGCGACCGGCTGCGCACTGTCGACGGCGAGAAGGTCGACGGCCGTCCGGTCACCGAGGTCGTCTCGCTGCTGCGCGGCGACGCCACCGACGCGGAGGCGGGCACCGAGGTGCGGCTCGGCCTGGCCCGCGGCGCGCGCGACTGGAGCCGCACCCTGCGCAGGGCGGAGCTGTCCACCGACTCGGTGACCGTGCGCCGCGCCGAGGGCGAGGCCACGGTGATCACGGTGTCCGCGTTCACCAAGGGGTCGGGTGACACCATCGCGGCCGCCGCCCGGCAGGCCGCGGCGGGCGACGGCGTCATCCTCGACCTGCGCGGCAACTCCGGCGGCCTGGTCTCCGAGGCCGTCACCGCCGCCTCCGCCTTCCTCGACGGCGGCCTCGTCGCCACCTACGACGTGGACGGCGAGCAGCGCGCCCTGCACGCCGCGTCCGGCGGCGACACGGCGAGCCCGCTGGTGGTGCTCGTCGACGGCGGCACGATGAGCGCGGCCGAACTCCTCACCGGCGCCCTCCAGGACCGCGGCCGGGCCGTCGTCGTGGGCTCCCGCACCTTCGGCAAGGGCTCGGTGCAGATGCCGAGCCGGCTGCCCGGCGGCTCGGTCGCCGAACTGACCGTCGGCCACTACCGCACCCCCTCCGGGCGCGGCGTCGACGGCCGCGGCATCACCCCCGACCTGGACGCGGACCGGGACGCCGTGGAACGGGCCCGCACGGTGCTCGGCGGCCTCGGACGCTAG